A stretch of the Filimonas lacunae genome encodes the following:
- the proS gene encoding proline--tRNA ligase: MSKEITSRAEDYSKWYNDLVVKSDLADHSAVRGCMVIKPYGYALWENMRDVLDKMFKETGHVNAYFPLFVPKSLFEAEETNAEGFAKECAVVTHYRLKGDPNNKGKLIVDPEAKLEEELVVRPTSEAIIWNTYKGWIQSYRDLPILINQWANVVRWEMRTRLFLRTAEFLWQEGHTAHATRQEAVAETTKMLDVYADFVENWMAVPVIKGVKTPNERFAGAEDTYCIEALMQDGKALQAGTSHFLGQNFAKAFDVKFSDKENKLDYVWATSWGVSTRLIGALIMAHSDDEGLILPPKIAPLQVVIVPIYKGDEQKAQIDAKVKGEIVPALKAAGVSVKYDDNDNARPGWKFAEYEKKGVPVRIAIGARDLENNVAEVARRDTKEKNSYSLDGLPAKIVALLDEIQQNIYNKALNFRNEHITEVNNWDEFVKTLDEKTGFVAAHWDGTGETEEKIKELTKATIRCIPLNNKQEEGACVLTGKPSTQRVLFARAY; encoded by the coding sequence ATGAGTAAAGAAATTACTTCAAGAGCGGAAGATTATTCCAAATGGTATAACGACCTGGTAGTGAAAAGCGACCTGGCCGATCATAGTGCAGTACGTGGTTGTATGGTTATTAAACCCTACGGCTATGCATTATGGGAGAATATGCGTGATGTGCTGGATAAAATGTTCAAAGAAACCGGCCACGTAAATGCCTACTTCCCTCTTTTTGTGCCCAAAAGCCTGTTTGAAGCAGAAGAAACCAACGCAGAAGGCTTTGCCAAAGAATGCGCAGTGGTAACCCACTACCGTTTAAAAGGCGACCCCAACAATAAAGGAAAACTGATTGTAGATCCGGAAGCTAAACTGGAAGAAGAACTGGTGGTTCGTCCTACCAGCGAAGCTATTATCTGGAACACTTATAAAGGCTGGATTCAAAGCTATCGTGATTTGCCTATTCTCATTAACCAGTGGGCCAACGTGGTGCGCTGGGAAATGCGTACGCGCCTGTTTTTACGTACGGCTGAATTTTTATGGCAGGAAGGCCATACTGCACATGCTACCCGTCAGGAAGCAGTAGCAGAAACTACTAAAATGCTGGATGTGTATGCCGATTTTGTAGAAAACTGGATGGCAGTGCCGGTGATTAAAGGGGTGAAAACACCTAACGAGCGTTTTGCCGGTGCAGAAGATACCTATTGTATCGAAGCTTTAATGCAGGACGGTAAGGCGTTACAGGCAGGTACTTCCCACTTCCTGGGGCAGAATTTTGCCAAAGCGTTTGATGTGAAGTTCAGCGATAAAGAAAACAAACTGGATTACGTTTGGGCTACCAGCTGGGGCGTTAGCACCCGCTTAATTGGTGCCTTGATTATGGCGCATAGTGATGATGAAGGTTTGATCCTTCCTCCTAAAATTGCTCCTTTACAGGTGGTAATTGTACCTATTTATAAAGGCGACGAACAAAAAGCGCAGATAGATGCTAAAGTAAAAGGTGAAATTGTCCCTGCTTTAAAAGCAGCGGGTGTTTCTGTTAAATACGACGATAACGATAATGCCCGTCCAGGATGGAAATTTGCCGAGTATGAGAAAAAAGGCGTTCCTGTACGTATTGCCATTGGTGCACGTGATCTGGAAAACAATGTGGCAGAAGTGGCCCGTCGTGATACCAAAGAAAAAAATAGCTACAGCCTGGATGGTTTACCAGCTAAAATAGTGGCGCTGCTGGATGAAATTCAGCAGAACATTTACAACAAAGCCCTGAATTTCCGTAATGAGCATATTACAGAAGTGAATAACTGGGACGAGTTTGTAAAAACACTGGACGAAAAAACGGGCTTCGTGGCAGCACATTGGGATGGCACCGGCGAAACAGAAGAGAAGATTAAAGAGCTTACCAAAGCAACTATCCGTTGCATTCCGTTGAATAACAAACAGGAAGAAGGTGCGTGTGTGTTAACCGGAAAACCTTCTACGCAGAGGGTGTTATTTGCGAGGGCCTATTAA
- a CDS encoding OmpP1/FadL family transporter, with product MTKFTCCSIAATTLLLLTCVSGQAQTPDDALRSSWFIPRGSARSMAIGGAMGSLGGDISAASVNPAGIGLYKTKEIVFTPGFVFNSVKSNFRDSTTKSSKTGFAYGPIGFVLGNPEGRRNGWTSSAFALTVTQLASYNNQVSYAGYNNYSSFSEQYVEELAGDNADSYAAENNYINGSSLAFRTYLVDTLNNSSGAQIGYKTLVPFASGIYQQYNAVTRGGFHEINLAFAGNKSDRFYIGGSLGIPIVSYHRELFYQETDATGNTNNDFNSFQYREKFTSSGIGLNAKLGVIYKPTDYFRLGFAFHTPSLISFKDQLRASITTDLENYTGYRVFTETSDNLNSGKAVERNYNQLTPYRFIVSGSYVFREAANTRRQRAFITADIEYINHRGSRYSTSEDDNPGLKAYYKAVNEATKGYLKNAFNFRVGGEIKFAPWMIRLGAAYYGSPYQDKKLKANRMMTSGGIGYRNRGIFIDVTYAYMFNKDVDFPYRLNDAANTFSSLNNNRGNLIMTIGFKI from the coding sequence ATGACAAAATTTACCTGCTGCAGCATTGCAGCTACTACTCTATTGCTATTGACCTGCGTTTCAGGTCAGGCACAAACTCCGGACGACGCCTTACGCAGCAGCTGGTTTATACCCAGAGGAAGCGCCAGAAGCATGGCCATTGGCGGTGCGATGGGATCGTTAGGTGGCGACATTAGTGCCGCCAGTGTAAACCCTGCCGGCATAGGTTTGTACAAAACCAAAGAGATTGTGTTTACACCCGGCTTTGTGTTCAATAGCGTAAAAAGCAATTTCAGAGATAGCACTACCAAATCATCTAAAACCGGTTTTGCCTATGGCCCCATCGGCTTTGTACTGGGCAACCCGGAAGGCAGAAGAAATGGATGGACCAGCTCGGCTTTTGCCTTAACTGTAACACAATTAGCCAGCTACAACAACCAGGTTTCTTATGCAGGTTATAATAACTACAGCTCTTTTTCTGAACAGTATGTAGAAGAACTGGCAGGTGATAACGCAGATAGCTATGCCGCTGAAAACAACTATATCAACGGTAGCTCCCTGGCCTTTCGCACTTACCTGGTAGATACGTTAAACAACAGCAGCGGCGCTCAGATAGGTTATAAAACCCTGGTTCCTTTTGCAAGCGGTATTTACCAGCAATACAATGCAGTAACCCGTGGTGGTTTTCATGAAATAAATCTGGCCTTTGCCGGTAATAAATCCGACCGGTTTTATATTGGCGGTAGCCTGGGCATCCCCATTGTATCTTATCACCGGGAACTGTTTTATCAGGAAACAGATGCAACCGGCAACACGAATAATGACTTCAACTCTTTTCAATATCGCGAAAAATTCACTTCCTCCGGCATTGGCTTAAATGCCAAACTGGGTGTTATTTATAAGCCAACCGACTATTTCCGTCTTGGTTTTGCTTTCCACACCCCCTCCCTCATTTCCTTTAAAGATCAACTAAGAGCATCCATTACTACCGATCTGGAAAATTATACCGGCTACCGGGTATTCACCGAAACCTCAGACAACCTGAACAGCGGCAAGGCAGTAGAACGTAATTATAACCAGCTTACTCCCTATCGCTTCATTGTAAGTGGTAGCTATGTATTCAGAGAAGCGGCCAACACCAGACGCCAGCGTGCTTTTATTACCGCCGATATTGAATATATTAACCATAGAGGATCCCGTTACTCTACTTCGGAAGATGATAATCCAGGTTTGAAAGCTTATTACAAAGCTGTAAATGAAGCTACCAAAGGCTATTTAAAAAATGCTTTCAACTTTAGAGTAGGCGGAGAAATTAAGTTTGCCCCCTGGATGATACGCCTGGGTGCAGCCTATTATGGCAGCCCTTACCAGGATAAAAAGCTAAAAGCAAACAGAATGATGACCAGCGGTGGTATTGGCTACCGTAACAGGGGCATTTTTATAGATGTTACTTATGCCTATATGTTCAACAAAGATGTTGACTTTCCCTACCGGTTAAATGATGCAGCTAATACATTTTCCTCTTTAAATAATAACAGGGGCAACCTGATTATGACAATTGGGTTTAAGATTTAG
- a CDS encoding BamA/TamA family outer membrane protein translates to MKNFPIDTPFVYNNKIILKGNLPKDEKKRLLTALENYWDDSLLARREQIFLFFYTLKNPPLFDSVNISRTTTFMNGYLNSQGYYYPKYQDTFYIRKYRRYRRWHKKRDLQLQTTVELTIEPGKNMEIDSVYYSLLDSNLQQLALAKRQDSKLKPGGPYSKEAVASELDRLVNQYRQNGYYLLTRDYLIAEGDTTDKALLQLTIDPFELASRLASAADRRKKNPTVDVAVFQRGDYYRKHYSDSSIQDSANLKPYYIGNLYYFPETKATEIPDTLMNANGFKAEEHKSFTMFYKEGTFIDRPIRDHNYMRRGTLYNEDLYYKTVNNLSNIGAWARVDTRSVIRGDSVDFYMFLVPAVRQNITYDLEASYNTGDVIGAANSLFGIASSVTYRHRNVAKRAIQSATSLRGGVELNLNNSNNGNLIQTTQASASQRFTFPRFITPFRIKGSNKLDAMQTAFSVNASYINRRDYYELRSLVTGWGYEWKIKNRIWTYKPLNIELYALDTLQGLREAFQTNPLLRTAFNTGSVVSQQLSYIVSYPDKKNPGINNYVRFSMEEAGFLLGRFKEMQDRIYQYIKFEGEYKRTIPFRKTTVALRAYGGIGLSYSDKAKFGSTLPFFKQFIAGGPNSMRAWGLRQLGLGSSLLSDTSGSFRDRYGDMQLEVNAEYRYPLATMGSVRIGGALFTDIGNIWNIKRTESNPNSEFNLRRLGKDVAIGIGTGIRMDFSYFLIRVDFGIKLKDPARQANNGWLDISRFTWRNDEFQPIKDATDASGQRLINRNNYAIQLGIGLPF, encoded by the coding sequence GTGAAAAACTTTCCTATAGACACGCCTTTCGTGTACAACAACAAAATTATTCTGAAAGGAAATTTGCCCAAAGATGAGAAAAAGAGACTATTAACCGCACTGGAGAATTACTGGGATGACAGTTTACTGGCGCGAAGAGAACAAATATTCCTGTTTTTTTACACCCTGAAAAATCCACCGTTGTTCGACAGCGTAAACATTAGCCGTACCACCACGTTTATGAACGGCTATTTAAACTCACAGGGATATTACTACCCCAAATACCAGGACACCTTTTATATCAGGAAGTACCGCAGATACCGCAGGTGGCACAAAAAACGGGATTTACAACTGCAAACAACCGTTGAGCTTACGATAGAGCCTGGCAAGAACATGGAAATAGACTCGGTATATTACAGCCTGCTGGATAGTAACCTGCAACAACTGGCCCTTGCCAAACGACAGGATAGCAAGTTAAAACCCGGGGGGCCTTATTCAAAAGAAGCAGTAGCCAGCGAACTGGACCGGCTGGTGAACCAGTATCGTCAGAATGGTTACTATCTGCTCACCCGTGACTACCTGATCGCAGAAGGAGACACTACAGATAAAGCATTATTACAATTAACCATTGACCCCTTTGAACTGGCCAGCCGCCTGGCTTCGGCAGCAGACCGCCGTAAAAAGAACCCTACTGTTGACGTAGCCGTTTTTCAGCGGGGCGATTATTACCGGAAGCATTATTCAGACAGCTCTATCCAGGACTCCGCTAATTTAAAACCTTATTATATTGGCAATCTGTACTATTTCCCCGAAACCAAAGCCACCGAAATACCCGACACGCTCATGAATGCGAACGGCTTTAAAGCCGAAGAACATAAGTCGTTTACCATGTTTTACAAAGAAGGCACTTTTATAGACAGGCCTATTCGTGATCATAATTATATGCGTCGTGGCACATTGTATAACGAAGACCTCTATTATAAAACGGTAAACAACCTTTCTAATATAGGGGCGTGGGCCCGGGTAGATACCCGTAGTGTAATACGTGGCGACTCTGTAGATTTTTACATGTTCCTGGTACCAGCTGTAAGGCAGAACATTACCTACGATCTGGAAGCCAGCTACAACACCGGAGATGTAATTGGTGCCGCCAACAGTCTTTTCGGTATTGCCTCCAGCGTTACCTATCGCCATAGAAATGTGGCAAAGCGCGCCATACAGTCGGCCACCAGCCTGCGTGGTGGCGTGGAGCTGAACCTGAACAACAGCAATAACGGCAACCTTATTCAAACAACCCAGGCATCAGCCAGTCAACGCTTTACCTTCCCCCGCTTTATTACGCCTTTCCGCATTAAAGGAAGCAATAAGCTGGACGCCATGCAAACCGCCTTTAGCGTAAACGCTTCTTACATCAACAGGCGCGACTATTACGAACTGCGTTCGCTGGTAACCGGTTGGGGATATGAATGGAAAATCAAGAACAGGATCTGGACCTACAAGCCATTGAACATTGAGCTATACGCACTGGATACCTTACAAGGCTTGCGTGAAGCCTTCCAAACCAATCCTTTATTACGTACTGCGTTTAACACCGGATCGGTAGTGAGCCAGCAGTTAAGTTATATTGTAAGCTACCCCGATAAAAAGAATCCCGGCATCAACAACTATGTAAGGTTCAGCATGGAAGAAGCCGGTTTTTTACTGGGCAGATTTAAGGAAATGCAGGATCGCATTTACCAATACATCAAGTTTGAAGGCGAGTATAAACGCACCATTCCTTTCCGTAAAACCACTGTGGCGCTTCGTGCCTATGGCGGCATAGGCCTTAGCTACAGCGACAAGGCAAAGTTTGGCTCTACACTCCCCTTCTTTAAACAATTTATTGCTGGCGGCCCCAACAGTATGCGCGCCTGGGGCTTGCGCCAGCTGGGTTTAGGCTCTTCTCTTCTCAGCGACACATCCGGATCGTTCCGTGACCGTTATGGCGATATGCAGCTGGAAGTAAACGCAGAATACCGTTATCCGCTGGCTACTATGGGCAGCGTGCGTATTGGTGGCGCTTTGTTTACCGACATTGGCAATATCTGGAATATTAAAAGAACGGAAAGCAACCCCAACAGCGAGTTTAATTTAAGACGCCTGGGCAAAGATGTTGCCATAGGCATAGGCACTGGTATACGGATGGATTTTAGTTATTTCCTGATACGTGTTGATTTTGGCATTAAACTAAAAGACCCCGCCCGCCAGGCCAACAATGGCTGGCTTGATATCTCCCGTTTTACCTGGCGTAACGATGAGTTTCAGCCCATTAAGGATGCCACAGATGCTTCTGGCCAACGTTTAATCAACCGCAACAACTACGCTATACAGCTGGGCATTGGTTTACCCTTCTAG
- the miaA gene encoding tRNA (adenosine(37)-N6)-dimethylallyltransferase MiaA, which yields MNCVIIIAGPTAVGKTALSLQLAQHFNTAIISADSRQCFRELNIGVAKPEPQELALAPHYFINSHSIQEEVNAAVFEQYALDAAASVFTHNPVAVMVGGTGLYIKAFCEGLDNIPPVPDEIHEQVVAQYQQHGLEWLQQQLQEKDPEFWAVAEQQNPQRLMRALEVWNATGASIHSFRVGKKEQRSFAVIKIGLELDRPVLYQRINARVDIMMQQGLLAEATELYPQKHLNALQTVGYREFFDYLDGKTTLPQAVELLKQNTRHYAKRQMTWFKKDAAVQWFHPADSEAVIAYVTTMLAQL from the coding sequence TTGAATTGTGTAATTATTATAGCCGGCCCTACAGCAGTAGGTAAAACAGCTTTATCACTGCAACTGGCGCAGCATTTTAATACGGCTATTATTTCGGCAGACAGCCGTCAGTGTTTTCGTGAGCTGAATATTGGCGTAGCCAAGCCTGAGCCGCAGGAGCTGGCGCTGGCCCCACATTACTTTATCAATTCTCATTCTATACAGGAAGAAGTGAATGCTGCGGTTTTTGAGCAATATGCGCTCGATGCCGCAGCATCTGTTTTTACACATAATCCCGTGGCTGTAATGGTAGGAGGCACCGGCCTGTATATCAAAGCTTTTTGTGAAGGGTTGGACAACATTCCTCCTGTTCCTGACGAAATACATGAACAGGTAGTAGCGCAATATCAGCAACATGGGTTGGAATGGCTGCAACAACAATTACAGGAAAAAGACCCGGAATTTTGGGCTGTGGCCGAACAGCAAAATCCTCAGCGCCTGATGCGTGCGCTGGAAGTATGGAATGCTACGGGTGCTTCCATTCATTCTTTCCGGGTAGGCAAAAAGGAGCAGCGTTCCTTTGCGGTAATTAAGATAGGGCTTGAATTAGATCGCCCTGTATTGTACCAGCGTATTAATGCCCGGGTAGATATTATGATGCAACAAGGTTTGCTGGCAGAAGCCACCGAATTATATCCTCAAAAACACCTCAATGCCCTGCAAACGGTAGGCTATCGCGAGTTTTTCGATTATCTCGATGGCAAAACCACACTTCCACAGGCAGTAGAACTGCTCAAGCAAAATACACGGCATTACGCCAAAAGACAAATGACCTGGTTTAAAAAAGATGCAGCCGTGCAATGGTTTCATCCGGCTGATAGTGAAGCTGTTATAGCATATGTTACCACTATGTTAGCACAGTTATAA
- a CDS encoding TonB-dependent receptor — protein MILRISATAILPLIVLPAFAQSLGNSRTGDTLTRITQPDTVIVTAFNSASRWKEAPAAVFVADQQALARTGQPSLVPALNAVAGVRMEERSPGSYRLSLRGSLLRSPFGVRNLKVYWNDIPLTDAGGNTYFNLVDISQLQSLEIIKGPAASMYGANTGGVVLLHSDDNSVLPAKHSWQAGVTGGAYGLFHENAGYRYADTGVNIQVSQVHYQRDGYREQSRFRKDGVQATGTIRLNRAQQLSVMGLYTNLMYQTPGGITLQQMQTNPRLARQKTATLPSAADQQAAIYNSTVLGGISLQSAISRHVSNTTVITLNHTNFRNPFITNYEKRNEWNYGGRTAFHYFVQQGIAQWHVTAGAEWMHNTTGDDNYDNNAGTTGNVQYKDKLKATQSFAFVQGEARLANAWVLQAGISRNLLTYHYQRVTDNTPEQQREMGSLWAPRISLLYKILASVSVYGIASRGFSPPSLAEVRPSDGNYYGDLQPEHGWNYELGVKGFLWDNRIQFDVNGYYFRLQDAIVRRTNETGAEYFVNAGGTSQKGVEVFVRARLASWISVFNSFSYQPYTFTNYSVDNKNYSDNHLTGVPRTVNVSGLDISIPHGWYATVQLNQTSSIPLADDNSVFAARYQLLQAKAGYTHYCKNFNWNVFLAGDNLLNQVYSLGNDINALGGRYYNPAPGRNLSVGMAVRWR, from the coding sequence ATGATACTGCGCATTTCTGCTACTGCCATTTTACCACTTATTGTGCTGCCAGCCTTTGCCCAATCGTTAGGTAATAGTCGCACCGGCGATACTTTAACCCGCATTACACAGCCCGATACCGTAATCGTTACTGCTTTTAACAGCGCCAGCCGCTGGAAAGAAGCGCCTGCAGCTGTGTTTGTAGCTGATCAGCAGGCATTGGCGCGCACCGGACAGCCATCACTGGTTCCGGCCTTGAATGCTGTAGCAGGAGTGAGGATGGAAGAGCGGTCACCGGGAAGTTACCGGCTATCTCTCCGGGGCAGCTTGCTGCGTTCTCCTTTTGGTGTGCGTAATTTGAAAGTATACTGGAACGATATTCCTTTAACCGACGCCGGGGGCAATACTTATTTCAATCTGGTAGATATCAGTCAGTTGCAATCGCTGGAAATTATCAAGGGGCCTGCTGCCAGCATGTATGGGGCTAACACAGGCGGGGTAGTGCTGCTACACAGCGATGACAACAGCGTTTTGCCAGCTAAGCACAGCTGGCAGGCGGGTGTTACAGGTGGGGCCTATGGTTTGTTCCATGAAAATGCAGGTTATCGTTATGCAGATACGGGAGTGAATATACAGGTGAGCCAGGTGCATTACCAGCGGGATGGGTATCGCGAGCAATCGCGTTTTCGCAAAGATGGGGTACAGGCTACCGGCACTATTCGCCTTAACCGCGCGCAACAGCTATCAGTAATGGGGTTATACACTAACCTGATGTACCAGACGCCGGGTGGTATTACCCTGCAGCAGATGCAAACCAACCCGCGTTTAGCCCGTCAGAAAACGGCTACGCTGCCATCTGCAGCAGATCAGCAGGCGGCTATTTATAATAGCACTGTGTTAGGAGGTATTTCCTTACAAAGCGCTATTAGCAGGCATGTTTCCAATACTACCGTAATCACGCTCAATCATACCAACTTTAGAAACCCGTTCATCACCAACTACGAAAAACGGAACGAATGGAATTATGGCGGGCGAACAGCCTTTCATTACTTTGTCCAACAGGGTATTGCCCAGTGGCATGTTACAGCCGGGGCAGAATGGATGCATAACACTACGGGGGACGATAATTATGATAATAACGCCGGGACTACCGGTAATGTGCAATATAAAGACAAGCTAAAAGCCACACAATCTTTTGCCTTTGTACAGGGCGAAGCCCGGTTGGCTAATGCCTGGGTACTACAGGCGGGTATAAGCCGCAACCTGCTTACTTATCACTATCAGCGTGTAACGGATAATACGCCTGAGCAACAGCGGGAAATGGGTAGTTTATGGGCGCCGCGTATTAGCCTGCTCTATAAAATTTTAGCATCTGTATCGGTATACGGCATTGCCAGCCGCGGATTTTCACCGCCATCCCTGGCGGAGGTAAGGCCCTCAGATGGTAATTATTATGGCGATTTGCAGCCTGAGCATGGCTGGAATTACGAGTTAGGGGTTAAAGGCTTTTTGTGGGATAACCGTATTCAGTTTGATGTAAATGGCTATTATTTCCGTTTGCAGGATGCTATTGTGCGCCGCACTAACGAAACCGGTGCTGAGTATTTTGTAAATGCAGGCGGCACTTCTCAAAAAGGGGTGGAAGTTTTTGTGCGTGCCCGGCTGGCTTCGTGGATATCGGTATTCAACAGCTTTAGCTATCAGCCTTATACATTTACCAACTATAGCGTAGATAATAAAAATTACTCCGACAATCATCTTACCGGCGTGCCACGTACCGTAAATGTTTCGGGGCTGGATATTAGTATACCACATGGCTGGTATGCAACGGTACAGTTGAATCAAACCTCCTCCATTCCGCTGGCCGATGATAACAGCGTTTTTGCTGCCCGTTACCAGCTTTTACAGGCTAAAGCAGGCTACACGCATTATTGTAAAAACTTTAACTGGAACGTATTTTTAGCGGGAGATAACCTGCTAAACCAGGTGTATAGCCTGGGTAACGACATAAATGCACTGGGAGGGCGCTATTACAACCCTGCTCCTGGCCGTAATTTATCAGTAGGTATGGCAGTTCGTTGGCGCTAA
- a CDS encoding sigma-54-dependent transcriptional regulator: protein MSTILIIDDEKAIRKTLNEILTFEGYKVTEASDGEEGLKVFGSTVFDVVLCDIKMPKVDGIEFLVKATELNPDVPIIMISGHGTIETAVDAVKKGAFDYISKPPDLNRMLITIRNAMDRNQLSKETRTLKRKVGRIQEMIGESEGIARIKDTIEKVAPTDARVLVTGENGVGKEMVARWIHEKSNRNGGPIVEVNCAAIPGELIESELFGHEKGSFTSAIKQRIGKFEQASGGTLFLDEVGDMSLSAQAKVLRALQEGKITRVGGDKEISVDVRVVAATNKDLLKEVEEKNFRLDLYHRLGVILIHVPSLNERRDDIPLLVDKFLGDIASEYGQAKKGIDKKAMDALQRHNWSGNIRELRNVVERLVILSGKSIMLEDVNNYVLPR from the coding sequence ATGTCCACGATTCTGATTATAGATGATGAAAAGGCGATCAGGAAAACCCTGAACGAGATATTGACCTTTGAGGGATATAAGGTAACAGAAGCTTCTGATGGGGAAGAAGGACTGAAAGTATTTGGCTCCACAGTATTTGATGTGGTGTTGTGCGATATAAAGATGCCTAAGGTAGATGGCATAGAGTTTCTGGTAAAAGCTACCGAGCTGAACCCGGATGTGCCTATTATTATGATAAGTGGCCACGGTACTATTGAAACAGCGGTAGATGCTGTGAAGAAGGGCGCTTTTGATTATATCTCCAAGCCACCCGATTTAAACCGGATGCTTATTACCATTCGCAATGCGATGGATAGAAACCAGCTGAGTAAAGAAACCCGCACGTTAAAACGTAAGGTGGGCCGTATTCAGGAAATGATTGGTGAAAGTGAAGGCATTGCCCGCATTAAAGATACCATTGAAAAAGTAGCGCCAACCGATGCCCGTGTACTGGTTACCGGCGAAAATGGGGTAGGTAAGGAAATGGTAGCCCGTTGGATACACGAAAAAAGCAACCGCAATGGTGGCCCGATAGTAGAAGTGAACTGCGCGGCTATTCCTGGTGAACTGATTGAAAGTGAACTATTTGGTCACGAAAAAGGTTCTTTTACCTCTGCCATCAAACAGCGTATTGGTAAGTTTGAGCAGGCCAGTGGCGGTACTTTATTTCTGGATGAGGTGGGCGATATGAGTTTAAGCGCCCAGGCTAAAGTGTTGCGTGCTTTGCAGGAAGGTAAAATTACCCGTGTAGGTGGCGATAAAGAGATTTCGGTAGATGTGCGTGTGGTAGCTGCTACCAACAAAGACCTGCTGAAAGAAGTAGAAGAGAAGAATTTCCGTCTTGACTTATACCACCGGTTAGGTGTGATTTTAATACACGTTCCTTCTTTGAACGAACGTCGTGATGATATTCCGTTGCTGGTAGATAAATTCCTGGGTGATATTGCCAGCGAATACGGACAAGCGAAAAAAGGTATTGATAAAAAGGCCATGGATGCGCTGCAAAGACATAACTGGTCGGGCAACATTCGCGAATTGCGCAATGTGGTAGAAAGGCTGGTTATTTTATCCGGCAAAAGCATTATGCTGGAAGATGTAAATAATTACGTGTTGCCCAGGTAA
- the truB gene encoding tRNA pseudouridine(55) synthase TruB → MKQKPVHEAMKPYLEGQVMLVDKPLRWTSFDAVKKIRNLTGVMKVGHAGTLDPLASGMLIICTGKFTKKINEYMGMEKEYTGTFTLGATTPTYDLESEPENFKDISQLTTEQLHKATQPFTGPIMQMPPIHSAIKKDGKPVYLAARKGVEVQLDPRPITIYSFEITKIELPVVHFKIVCSTGTYIRSMANDYGKELGVGAYLSSLCRSRIGEFSLDQAQSLEQVMEHLKQLKTDKEAGS, encoded by the coding sequence ATGAAGCAGAAGCCGGTTCACGAGGCTATGAAACCATACCTGGAAGGTCAGGTAATGCTGGTGGATAAGCCACTGAGATGGACATCTTTCGATGCAGTTAAAAAGATACGTAACCTTACGGGAGTGATGAAAGTGGGGCATGCGGGTACATTAGACCCGCTTGCTTCCGGCATGCTTATTATTTGCACGGGCAAATTCACTAAGAAGATCAATGAATACATGGGCATGGAAAAGGAGTACACAGGAACTTTTACCCTGGGTGCTACCACGCCTACTTATGACCTGGAAAGTGAGCCGGAAAATTTTAAAGATATATCCCAGCTTACAACAGAGCAGTTGCATAAAGCTACCCAGCCTTTTACGGGACCTATTATGCAAATGCCACCCATTCACTCTGCTATTAAAAAAGATGGCAAGCCGGTTTACCTGGCTGCCCGCAAAGGAGTGGAAGTGCAGTTGGATCCCAGGCCCATTACTATTTATAGTTTTGAAATTACTAAAATAGAGCTGCCTGTAGTGCATTTTAAAATAGTATGTTCTACTGGAACCTACATTCGTAGCATGGCCAACGACTATGGCAAAGAGTTGGGGGTAGGCGCTTATTTAAGCAGTTTGTGCCGCTCCCGGATAGGCGAATTTTCGCTGGATCAGGCGCAGTCGCTGGAACAGGTGATGGAACACTTAAAACAACTAAAAACAGATAAGGAAGCCGGCAGTTAA